In Fusobacterium perfoetens ATCC 29250, a genomic segment contains:
- a CDS encoding NAD(P)/FAD-dependent oxidoreductase: MRYDLVVVGGGPAGLAAAIEAKKNGIESILVIERDKELGGILQQCIHNGFGLHEFKEQLTGPEYAGRFIEQLKEMNIEFKLDTMVLDVTPDKNVHAINSVDGYMLIEAKAVILAMGCRERTRGAIGIPGERPAGVFTAGAAQRFVNMEGYMVGKKVLILGSGDIGLIMARRMTLEGAEVKAVVELMPFSGGLARNIAQCLNDYNIPLYLSHTVIDIQGKERVEKVVIAKVDENRKPIPGTEKEYEVDTLLLSVGLIPENDISRATGVEIDGRTSGAVVNEMMETNIEGIFACGNVLHVHDLVDFVSAEARKAGKAAAKYIKGDMSTGDYVELKNGFGIGYTVPQKFRLNNVEKGLEVFMRVRNIYKNMVLQVRDGENVVFSIKKPHVAPGEMEKIIIPKAKLETIKGKEIVVELVGGDK; encoded by the coding sequence ATGAGATATGATTTGGTAGTAGTTGGTGGAGGACCAGCTGGATTAGCAGCAGCAATAGAAGCAAAGAAAAATGGAATAGAAAGTATTTTAGTTATAGAAAGAGATAAAGAATTAGGTGGAATTTTACAACAATGTATTCATAATGGATTTGGATTACATGAATTTAAAGAACAATTAACAGGACCTGAATATGCTGGAAGATTTATTGAGCAATTAAAAGAAATGAATATTGAATTTAAATTAGATACAATGGTTTTAGATGTAACTCCAGACAAAAATGTTCATGCTATAAATAGTGTAGATGGATATATGTTAATAGAAGCTAAGGCTGTTATACTAGCTATGGGATGTAGAGAAAGAACTAGAGGAGCTATAGGAATTCCAGGAGAAAGACCAGCTGGAGTATTTACAGCAGGGGCAGCTCAAAGATTTGTAAATATGGAAGGATATATGGTTGGTAAAAAAGTTCTTATTCTAGGTTCTGGAGATATTGGACTTATAATGGCAAGAAGAATGACATTAGAAGGAGCTGAAGTTAAGGCTGTTGTAGAATTAATGCCATTTTCTGGAGGATTAGCTAGAAATATAGCTCAATGTTTAAATGACTATAATATACCTTTATATTTAAGCCATACAGTTATTGATATTCAAGGAAAAGAAAGAGTAGAAAAAGTAGTTATAGCTAAAGTTGATGAAAATAGAAAACCAATTCCAGGAACTGAAAAAGAATATGAAGTAGATACATTATTATTATCAGTAGGATTAATTCCTGAAAATGATATTTCAAGAGCTACAGGAGTAGAAATAGACGGAAGAACATCTGGAGCTGTAGTAAATGAAATGATGGAAACAAATATTGAAGGAATATTTGCTTGTGGAAATGTATTACATGTACATGATTTAGTAGACTTCGTAAGTGCTGAAGCAAGAAAAGCTGGAAAAGCAGCTGCAAAATATATAAAAGGAGATATGTCTACAGGAGATTATGTAGAACTTAAAAATGGATTTGGAATAGGATATACAGTCCCTCAAAAATTTAGATTAAATAATGTTGAAAAAGGATTAGAAGTTTTCATGAGAGTTAGAAATATTTATAAAAACATGGTTCTTCAAGTAAGAGATGGAGAAAATGTAGTATTTAGTATTAAAAAACCTCATGTAGCACCAGGAGAAATGGAAAAAATAATAATTCCTAAAGCTAAATTAGAAACTATAAAAGGTAAAGAAATTGTGGTAGAACTTGTAGGAGGGGATAAATAA